A part of Pseudochaenichthys georgianus chromosome 23, fPseGeo1.2, whole genome shotgun sequence genomic DNA contains:
- the LOC117439321 gene encoding fibroblast growth factor 6-like, whose translation MAIAQRCLYSMSSWARTHWTLPAVLVLWTSLLGIVSSYPIPSRTNVTLMEKKWETLFSRSYLGIAGGKSELNWESDYLQGIKRVRRLYCNVGIGFHLQVLPDGRISGVHNENQYSLIEISTVDRGVISMFGVRSELFVAMNSRGRLYGTRVFVDECKFKETLLPNNYNAYESFVYKSFYIALSKHGRAKRGNKATTAMTVTHFLPRL comes from the exons ATGGCCATTGCGCAAAGGTGCCTCTACAGCATGTCCAGCTGGGCCAGGACGCACTGGACGCTGCCAGCAGTTCTTGTACTGTGGACTTCTCTCTTGGGGATCGTTTCATCCTATCCGATTCCGAGCAGGACTAATGTCACTTTAATGGAAAAGAAGTGGGAGACGCTCTTCTCCCGCTCCTACCTGGGTATAGCCGGGGGGAAATCAGAGCTGAACTGGGAGAGTGACTATTTGCAGGGCATCAAAAGAGTGCGGCGACTGTACTGCAACGTGGGCATTGGGTTTCACCTGCAGGTGCTCCCGGATGGCAGGATAAGCGGTGTACACAATGAGAACCAATACA GTCTAATAGAGATCTCCACGGTGGACCGAGGAGTGATCAGCATGTTCGGGGTGCGGAGTGAGCTGTTTGTCGCAATGAACAGCAGGGGAAGGTTATACGGAACG AGAGTCTTCGTGGACGAGTGCAAGTTCAAGGAGACGTTGCTGCCCAACAACTACAACGCCTATGAGTCTTTTGTTTACAAGAGCTTCTACATCGCCCTCAGCAAGCATGGCCGCGCAAAGAGAGGCAACAAGGCCACCACCGCCATGACCGTCACACATTTCCTCCCGCGACTATGA
- the fgf23 gene encoding fibroblast growth factor 23, producing the protein MDVNGRLGIKDAVLALLLAVLQGFPLGETAPNPSPLVGSNWGNPRRYIHLQTSTELNNFYLEIRLDGTVRRTTVRSSYSVIVLKSETRERIAIFGVKSSRYLCMDLEGNPFSSPTCLRDDCLFNHRLLENNRDVYFSSRTGILFNLEGSRQVFAAGQNLPQTALFLPKMNTVPLERLLLHREKRNQVVNPSDPHNVYLGQTEEGSDSRAVPEEDADLEVEVEVEVEVEVEVGDDGRNVSRENPLAPSTHDPWNVHSSNPASPRSTGVMG; encoded by the exons ATGGACGTCAACGGGAGACTTGGGATAAAGGATGCTGTGCTGGCGCTTTTACTCGCCGTACTCCAGGGATTTCCTCTCGGCGAAACTGCCCCGAATCCTTCACCGCTGGTTGGATCCAACTGGGGGAACCCGAGGAGATATATCCACCTGCAGACATCCACAGAGCTCAACAACTTCTACTTGGAGATCAGATTGGATGGCACTGTGCGCAGGACTACAGTGAGGAGTTCATATA GTGTGATTGTACTGAAATCTGAGACCAGAGAGCGCATTGCCATCTTTGGCGTCAAAAGTAGCCGTTACCTGTGTATGGATCTGGAGGGCAACCCATTCAGCTCG CCCACTTGCCTCAGGGACGACTGTCTGTTCAACCACAGGCTTCTGGAGAACAACCGGGATGTGTACTTCTCCAGCCGGACCGGCATCCTCTTCAACCTGGAGGGCTCCCGGCAGGTGTTCGCGGCGGGGCAGAACCTCCCGCAGACCGCCCTCTTCCTGCCCAAGATGAACACGGTGCCGCTGGAGCGCCTGCTGCTGCATCGGGAGAAGAGGAACCAGGTGGTGAACCCCTCCGACCCGCACAACGTCTACCTCGGTCAGACCGAGGAGGGCTCGGACTCTCGGGCAGTTCCGGAGGAGGACGCGGATCtagaggtggaggtggaggtggaagtggaggtggaggtggaagTCGGAGATGATGGGCGCAACGTGTCCCGGGAGAACCCGCTGGCTCCATCCACCCACGACCCCTGGAACGTGCACTCGTCCAACCCGGCCAGCCCTCGCAGCACCGGGGTCATGGGCTGA
- the tigarb gene encoding fructose-2,6-bisphosphatase TIGAR B produces the protein MFTLSITLVRHGETQYNKEKLLQGQGVDTPLSETGVQQAEAVGKYLRDIAFNYVFSSNLQRAIHTAEIIRRNNTHCSGTEMVLDPLLRERGFGVAEGHPKEHLKNMANAAGQSCRDYTPPGGETLDQVKLRFKKFLKALFQQLSDEHGRAGATEAANGTAAAASERAPGGSAEDGLQEASVHALVVSHGAYIRVAIKHLLEDLKSSLPAGAKMSQVFSPCPNTGISRFVFTLSPSESGPVLSAARCCFTNRKEHLGNLTAAEKCGGKEMG, from the exons ATGTTTACACTCAGTATAACCCTCGTGCGACA TGGGGAAACACAGTACAACAAGGAGAAGCTGCTGCAAG GTCAAGGCGTGGACACACCTCTGTCAGAAACAGGTGTGCAGCAGGCTGAGGCCGTAGGAAAATACCTCCGAGACATCGCATTCAACTATGTGTTTTCCAGTAACCTACAACGAGCCATACAT ACGGCTGAAATAATTAGGAGGAACAACACTCATTGTTCTGGCACGGAGATGGTTTTGGATCCATTACTCAGAGAGAGG GGTTTTGGTGTTGCTGAAGGACACCCCAAAGAGCATCTGAAGAACATGGCAAACGCTGCCGGCCAGTCTTGTCGTGACTACACCCCCCCAGGAGGAGAGACTTTGGACCAG GTGAAGCTACGATTCAAAAAGTTCCTCAAAGCCCTTTTCCAGCAATTATCGGATGAACACGGCAGGGCGGGAGCAACTGAGGCTGCAAACGGGACAGCAGCTGCTGCCTCGGAGCGGGCTCCTGGAGGCTCGGCTGAGGACGGGCTCCAGGAAGCGTCGGTCCACGCTCTGGTCGTGAGCCACGGAGCTTACATCCGTGTGGCCATCAAGCACCTCCTGGAGGACTTAAAGAGCTCTCTGCCTGCAGGGGCCAAGATGTCCCAGGTGTTTTCTCCATGTCCAAACACGGGCATCAGTCGCTTCGTTTTCACCCTGAGCCCCTCCGAGTCGGGCCCCGTCCTCTCTGCTGCTCGCTGCTGCTTCACCAACAGGAAGGAGCACCTGGGGAACCTCACAGCTGCTGAAAAGTGTGGAGGGAAAGAGATGGGATAA